DNA from Gemmatimonadota bacterium:
GTACCGTGCCCGGGTGGAGGCCGAGTATGCGGGGCGGCCGGAGTGGAGCGAGGCCCGCGTCTCCCTCTCGGAGGACGCTCGCGCCGACATGGCGGCGGCCCGCCGGGCGTCGGGCATCGCCAATGCCGCCCTCTGCGAGGCGGTGGGCATCCGGCAGCCGGTGACGTTCTATGGATGGGAGCGGGGAAGCGCTCGGCCGACCCTGACCCATCTCGAGGCGTACCTGGATGCGATCGGAGCGTCGCGCGAGGACGTGCTCGCCCGTTCGGACGTGGGCCCGAGCCGCCTGCAGCAGACGTGGCGGGATCAGTACAGGGCGGCGCCGTCCAACCGCGTGCGCGACTACGTGAACGTGAGCGAGCTGACGCCCGAAGACGTGGCCTGGTTCGGAGAGCGGGACGACCTCACGCTCACGCCCAGACACCACGCGACGCAGGGTCTGCCCCGCCACCTACCGGTGGGTGAAGCACTCGCCACGCTGTTGGGCTTCTACGTCGCGGAGGGGTCGGTCTCGGTTCGGGGAGGCATCCGCTTCGCCATCGGGGCCCGCAATGCGGTCCTGGTCGATGATCTGGTCCGGTCGTGCGAGGCCGTGTTCGGATTGACGCCGCAGGTCTACGAAGGAACCGGAGGGCGGGTGGCGGAGCTCCGCATCGTCAACAGAGTGGCTGCGCTGGCCTGGGGTCGGCTGTTCGGCTTCCTGGGAGCGAGGGCGCACACGAAGCGGATCCCTGATCTGGTCTTCGAGCTTCCCCAGCCGGCCAAGCAAGCCTTCGTCCGAGGGTATTTCCTCGGGGACGGCACCCTGGCCCCCCGCCGGCTGGCGTTCACCACCACGTCGCGAGAGCTCGCATCTGGCCTCAGCTACCTGTTGTCGGGCTGGGGTGTCGTGGCGTCCCTTGCCTCGCGCGAGCCGGATGGTGTGGAGCGCTCCATCCGGGGCGCTCCCTGTGTGAGTCGCCACAGCGCCTGGACAGTCAGCGTGAGCGCGCGCGAGGACATCGAGACGCTGCGCTTCGTCTGGGAGGGTGCACCGGGCTGCGAGAGGATCGAGGCGTTCGTCGCCAGCGAATGGCCAACCGTGAATCGACGCTTCCGCTCGCTGCCCGGTGACCTGATGTCGCTCCCGATCCTGTCCGTGGAGGAGGTGGAAGCGACGAACGGCTTCGTATATGACTTCTCCGTGGCAGAGGACGAGAATTTCGTCGCCGGAATGGGCGGCCTCTGCTGTCACAACACCGACGCGGACGTGGACGGGGCGCACATCCGCACGCTGCTCCTGACGTTCTTCTTCCGGCAGATGCGGGAGCTGATCGAAGAGGGGTACGTCTACATCGCTCAGCCGCCGCTCTACCGCCTGCAGAAGGGGAAGACGGAGCTCTACGCCTACTCCGACAATGAGCGGGAAGAGATGCTCAAGCGGTTCGGTAAGAGCGATGGCAAGGTCAACATCCAGCGCTACAAGGGCCTGGGCGAGATGAACCCGGATCAGCTCTGGAAGACCACGATGGATCCGGAGAGCCGGACCATCCTGCAGGTCACGATGGAGAGCGCTGCCGAAGCGGACATGATTTTCTCCCGCCTGATGGGAGACGACGTGGAGCCGCGCCGGGAGTTCATCGAGAAGAACGCCAAGTTCGTGAAGAACCTGGACGTGTAGCGGCGCTACGGCGAAGGGCGTGGGCCATCGGGGGGCGGCGTCGTGACGCCGCCCCCCGTTGCTCATTCGAGACGCAGGCGCACCTGGACGATCTCTGAATTGCTGAGGGCGGTGAGGGTGTCGCCGTGCAGCGTGGCGCTCCCTGCGTTTGCCAGGAGCGTAGCGGTGTCCGGATCATCGCTCATGAGCCGGCGGACCACCCGTGTCTCGAGGTCGATCGCCAGTCCGAAGAAGTCCGGCCCGCGCGCGAGCAGCAGAACCGTGGCGGGTGGCTGCAGATCGGCGTCCTTCACCAGGAACGTCGAAGCCAGGAGCCATACCGGACGGGTGGGATACATCCGGTCGATGTCAGCCACCAGCGGCGACCACAGGGCGACCGGAAGCGACGCGCGGCCGACGAGATCTCCCGTTGCCAGGTCATAGGTCAAGAACGTGCCGCTCCGTTGCTCGAAGATCACGGCCTCGGTGGCGGTGACCCCCACCAGCACCAGCGCCGCAGGAACGCCGGTGTTCTCGGCTCGGAGCGACTGCAGTTCTGCGGGCAACACGCCGAAGGGGCGGCTTCCGTCTCTGCCCACGACCCGCATGAGCGCCACCGAATCCGGGGCCAGTACCAGCACGGTACCGTCCGGCAGGAGCGCGAGTCCGTCCGGCGTCGGGCTGGCATCCCCCAGGTTCACGACACCCACGTAGGCGCGACTCTCGACGTCGAAGAGGAGAACCCGGGCCGTGTTGTAGTCGTGGACCCCGATCCGCGGACCCGAACGCGACAGCAGCGCGGGACCCGTCATCTCGCCCGGCCCGCTTCCGCGACCCGCGAGCCGTCTTCGGACGCGGAGCTCGGGAGTGAGCTCCACCAGGTCGCTGGCACGAGGATCCGTCACGAGGTATCCCCCCGGTACGGCGCGGATAAGGACCGGTAGCGTCAGCCCGAGGGAGTCGTCGAGCACCTCGACCCGGTGCGCGAGCATCTCTGTGGTACGGATGTCCTCGCCCATGCGGAAGTCCTCCGGTTCGGCCGGAGGAGGAGGCGCACAAGCGCCGACCATCAGGGCCAAGGCACCGACGACGAGGTAGGTGGCCACACGACTCGACGGCATGGATCCTCTCTTGGGTTCGGGAAGACCACCCGGGGTCGCGCGCCCCCGGGTGGCTCCGTCCGGGTCAGATCAGCGTGTAGGTGCTGCAGTCGAGCCTCGTCCTCTGGCCGCCTGCCATCTGGTACAGGCCCTCGTAGTACTGCACCTCGGTGGTGGTCGTGTAGCTCCCGCCGAACTTGGAGAGCGATCCTCCCGCGCTGTACGTGACCGTCTTCGTGACCAGCCGCTCCGCGATGAGCGTGCCGAAGGCGGGATTCGAGCTCCCTCCCGAGATGTAGTCGGAGCAGCGGGTCGGGTCCGCCTTCACGGGGTCGGGCAGGTTCAGCGTCAGTGTCATCGCAGCCAGGAGTGCCAGAAGGAGTGACCGTCGAAGCATCGTGCCTCCTCGTGCTGGCGCCGCCCGTATCCGGGCGGCCGTGAATCGAACGCCGGCTCGGATGCGAGCGGCGTCCGACAAGCTCACGCGAGGGCCGGGGCGCGAGGATGGACGATCGGGCCTGGTGACGCGGATACACTGTGGCCGACCGAGCGGGTTTGTCCATGTACGGATGGGACAGATTTCCGGTCCGGTGGGCGGCGGTCCGCGGGGCCGGTGGTTCCGTGCCGGCGGCGTGGGGAGACGCGGGCCTGCGCCGGCGGGTGGGGCGTGTGGCCGGATCGGCCCCGAGGGGCGCGGGTCGCCTCAGCAGGGGCGATCAGAGGCCGGGGCGGAGCCCCGGTGCCGAGCTGCTACGACCCGCTGCCTTCCTCAGGGATTCGCGAAGACCGGCATGTCCCGGGCTTCGCCGTAGTCCTCGATCGGGGCTGCATTGCGGAGGCGCTCCATGTCCTCGTCCGTGATGACGAAGTCGACGTCCGCATTCTCCCTCATGTGCTTCGCATTCGCCGTCTTGGGCAACGGCAGGAGGCCGAGCTGCAGCGTGTAGCGGATGGAAAGGCGGGGAATCGAGACTTCGTAGCGCCGCGCCATCTCCGCGATCTCCTTGTTCTCGAGCAACGCGCCGTGGCCGATGGGGGAGTACGCCTCGACCAGCATCCCCCGGTCCTGGACATTCCGGATGAGGTCGGCAGGTGTGTTGCTGATGTGGGCCAGGATCTGGTTCACCATGGGCTGGACCGAGCAGACCTCGAAGAGGTTGTCGAGATCCGCCTGCTCGAAATTCGACACGCCGATGGC
Protein-coding regions in this window:
- a CDS encoding aldo/keto reductase; the protein is MILHETYTLTNGVEIPKLGLGTWMVTDEDVEQAVRDALEIGYRHFDTAQAYQNEAGVGRALESSGTARDEVFVTTKLAAEVKSYAAAASAIDGSLEALGLESIDLMLIHSPQPWAEFRGQDRYFEGNREAWKALEDAYEAGKLRAIGVSNFEQADLDNLFEVCSVQPMVNQILAHISNTPADLIRNVQDRGMLVEAYSPIGHGALLENKEIAEMARRYEVSIPRLSIRYTLQLGLLPLPKTANAKHMRENADVDFVITDEDMERLRNAAPIEDYGEARDMPVFANP